One stretch of Juglans microcarpa x Juglans regia isolate MS1-56 chromosome 3D, Jm3101_v1.0, whole genome shotgun sequence DNA includes these proteins:
- the LOC121254011 gene encoding protein RADIALIS-like 1 has product MASSSMSSKSSDSWTAKENKAFERALAVYDKDTPDRWYNVAKAVGGKTEEEVKRRYEELVEDVKRIEAGRVPFPKYKTTGGSGQGNMTDEEKRMRNLRLY; this is encoded by the exons ATGGCATCCAGTTCAATGTCCTCCAAAAGCTCCGACTCTTGGACTGCCAAGGAAAACAAGGCCTTTGAGCGGGCTCTGGCTGTGTATGATAAGGACACTCCCGACCGTTGGTACAATGTCGCTAAGGCTGTTGGTGGGAAAACTGAGGAAGAGGTGAAAAGGCGCTATGAAGAACTTGTGGAGGATGTCAAACGTATTGAGGCTGGCCGAGTGCCCTTCCCCAAGTACAAGACAACTGGAGGGAGTGGCCAGGGAAACATGACCGACGAGGAAAAGAG GATGAGGAACCTGAGGCTCTACTGA